In Engraulis encrasicolus isolate BLACKSEA-1 chromosome 24, IST_EnEncr_1.0, whole genome shotgun sequence, a single genomic region encodes these proteins:
- the anxa11a gene encoding annexin A11a isoform X1 encodes MSYPGYPPQAGYPPQAGGYPPQPGAYPPQPGAYPPQAGGYPQAGGYPQPGYPAQPAGYPAQPAGYPPQPGAYPPQPGAYPSMPPAGAWGAPMSTPGFNVPGMQGMTMSPAMGGYDQSGCYAGPPPNQQHYGLYPQPGQGMPQAGPGMGYPGGPPPGQQMPGYPGAPGLNPSMPGGYPRAPSPNPSMPVYPKVPSPNPSMPGYGGGAPIAPAVKRGFRGTIQDAPGADPLRDVEVLRKAMKGFGTDEAAIINLLGSRSNRQRVPMLVTFKTAYGKDLIKDLKSELSGNFEKLVLAMLKTPAQFDAYELYEAIKGAGTDEACLIEILSSRSNAEIREINNFYKTEFKKKLEDSISGDTSGHFRRLLISLAQGNRDERENVDISLAKQDAQALYSAGENKLGTDESKFNAILCARSKSHLRAVFHEYQQMCGRDIEKSIDREMSGDLESGMLAVVKCIKNTPAYFAERLYKAMKGAGTKDRTLIRIMVTRSEVDMLDIRQEYMKNYGKSLYNAISGDTSGDYKKLLLKLCGGSD; translated from the exons ATGAGTTATCCCGGATATCCCCCTCAGGCCGGCTACCCTCCCCAAGCCGGTGGATACCCACCCCAGCCTGGAGCTTATCCTCCCCAGCCCGGAGCCTACCCACCCCAGGCTGGTGGTTATCCCCAGGCTGGTGGTTATCCCCAACCGGGCTACCCAGCTCAGCCTGCGGGCTACCCAGCTCAGCCTGCGGGCTACCCTCCTCAGCCAGGCGCATACCCTCCACAGCCAGGCGCATACCCCTCCATGCCCCCTGCAG GAGCATGGGGTGCTCCCATGTCAACCCCTGGATTTAATGTTCCTGGTATGCAAGGAATG ACCATGTCACCTGCCATGGGGGGCTATGATCAGTCCGGGTGCTATGCTGGCCCTCCCCCTAACCAACAGCACTATGGCCTGTACCCCCAGCCAGGACAAGGCATGCCCCAAGCTGGCCCAGGAATGGGCTACCCGGGTGGGCCACCCCCGGGCCAGCAGATGCCGGGTTACCCAGGTGCACCTGGCCTGAACCCTTCCATGCCTGGCGGGTACCCCAGAGCCCCGTCGCCAAACCCGTCCATGCCAGTCTACCCCAAAGTGCCTTCTCCCAATCCGTCCATGCCAGGCTATGGAGGAGGCGCTCCCATCGCCCCTGCGGTCAAG AGGGGATTCAGAGGCACCATCCAAGACGCCCCAGGAGCTGATCCTTTAAGAGATGTTGAGGTTCTGAGGAAAGCCATGAAAGGATTTG GAACTGATGAGGCAGCCATTATCAACCTGCTTGGCAGTCGCTCAAACAGACAGCGTGTTCCTATGCTGGTAACATTCAAGACTGCATATGGAAAG GATCTGATTAAAGATCTGAAGTCTGAGCTGTCTGGCAACTTTGAGAAGCTTGTCCTGGCCATGCTGAAGACACCGGCCCAGTTTGACGCCTACGAGCTCTACGAGGCCATTAAG GGAGCCGGCACTGACGAGGCCTGCCTGATTGAGATTCTTTCCTCCCGATCCAATGCCGAGATCAGAGAAATAAATAACTTCTACAAAACAG AGTTCAAAAAGAAGCTGGAGGATTCCATCAGTGGAGACACCTCAGGACATTTCCGCAGACTCCTGATTTCGCTCGCCCAG GGAAACAGGGATGAAAGGGAAAATGTGGACATCTCTTTGGCTAAACAAGATGCCCAG GCTCTGTACTCTGCGGGGGAAAACAAACTGGGCACAGACGAGTCCAAATTCAATGCTATCCTTTGTGCCAGGAGCAAATCTCACCTCAGAGCAG TGTTTCATGAGTACCAGCAGATGTGTGGTAGAGACATTGAGAAGAGTATTGACAGAGAGATGTCTGGTGACCTGGAGAGTGGCATGTTGGCTGTCG TTAAGTGCATCAAGAACACACCAGCGTACTTTGCTGAGAGACTGTACAAAGCTATGAAG GGTGCTGGGACCAAGGACAGGACCCTGATCCGAATCATGGTGACCCGCTCTGAGGTGGACATGCTGGATATCCGACAGGAATACATGAAGAATTACGGGAAGTCCCTCTACAATGCCATATCT
- the anxa11a gene encoding annexin A11a isoform X2, with amino-acid sequence MSYPGYPPQAGYPPQAGGYPPQPGAYPPQPGAYPPQAGGYPQAGGYPQPGYPAQPAGYPAQPAGYPPQPGAYPPQPGAYPSMPPAGAWGAPMSTPGFNVPGMQGMPGQGMPQAGPGMGYPGGPPPGQQMPGYPGAPGLNPSMPGGYPRAPSPNPSMPVYPKVPSPNPSMPGYGGGAPIAPAVKRGFRGTIQDAPGADPLRDVEVLRKAMKGFGTDEAAIINLLGSRSNRQRVPMLVTFKTAYGKDLIKDLKSELSGNFEKLVLAMLKTPAQFDAYELYEAIKGAGTDEACLIEILSSRSNAEIREINNFYKTEFKKKLEDSISGDTSGHFRRLLISLAQGNRDERENVDISLAKQDAQALYSAGENKLGTDESKFNAILCARSKSHLRAVFHEYQQMCGRDIEKSIDREMSGDLESGMLAVVKCIKNTPAYFAERLYKAMKGAGTKDRTLIRIMVTRSEVDMLDIRQEYMKNYGKSLYNAISGDTSGDYKKLLLKLCGGSD; translated from the exons ATGAGTTATCCCGGATATCCCCCTCAGGCCGGCTACCCTCCCCAAGCCGGTGGATACCCACCCCAGCCTGGAGCTTATCCTCCCCAGCCCGGAGCCTACCCACCCCAGGCTGGTGGTTATCCCCAGGCTGGTGGTTATCCCCAACCGGGCTACCCAGCTCAGCCTGCGGGCTACCCAGCTCAGCCTGCGGGCTACCCTCCTCAGCCAGGCGCATACCCTCCACAGCCAGGCGCATACCCCTCCATGCCCCCTGCAG GAGCATGGGGTGCTCCCATGTCAACCCCTGGATTTAATGTTCCTGGTATGCAAGGAATG CCAGGACAAGGCATGCCCCAAGCTGGCCCAGGAATGGGCTACCCGGGTGGGCCACCCCCGGGCCAGCAGATGCCGGGTTACCCAGGTGCACCTGGCCTGAACCCTTCCATGCCTGGCGGGTACCCCAGAGCCCCGTCGCCAAACCCGTCCATGCCAGTCTACCCCAAAGTGCCTTCTCCCAATCCGTCCATGCCAGGCTATGGAGGAGGCGCTCCCATCGCCCCTGCGGTCAAG AGGGGATTCAGAGGCACCATCCAAGACGCCCCAGGAGCTGATCCTTTAAGAGATGTTGAGGTTCTGAGGAAAGCCATGAAAGGATTTG GAACTGATGAGGCAGCCATTATCAACCTGCTTGGCAGTCGCTCAAACAGACAGCGTGTTCCTATGCTGGTAACATTCAAGACTGCATATGGAAAG GATCTGATTAAAGATCTGAAGTCTGAGCTGTCTGGCAACTTTGAGAAGCTTGTCCTGGCCATGCTGAAGACACCGGCCCAGTTTGACGCCTACGAGCTCTACGAGGCCATTAAG GGAGCCGGCACTGACGAGGCCTGCCTGATTGAGATTCTTTCCTCCCGATCCAATGCCGAGATCAGAGAAATAAATAACTTCTACAAAACAG AGTTCAAAAAGAAGCTGGAGGATTCCATCAGTGGAGACACCTCAGGACATTTCCGCAGACTCCTGATTTCGCTCGCCCAG GGAAACAGGGATGAAAGGGAAAATGTGGACATCTCTTTGGCTAAACAAGATGCCCAG GCTCTGTACTCTGCGGGGGAAAACAAACTGGGCACAGACGAGTCCAAATTCAATGCTATCCTTTGTGCCAGGAGCAAATCTCACCTCAGAGCAG TGTTTCATGAGTACCAGCAGATGTGTGGTAGAGACATTGAGAAGAGTATTGACAGAGAGATGTCTGGTGACCTGGAGAGTGGCATGTTGGCTGTCG TTAAGTGCATCAAGAACACACCAGCGTACTTTGCTGAGAGACTGTACAAAGCTATGAAG GGTGCTGGGACCAAGGACAGGACCCTGATCCGAATCATGGTGACCCGCTCTGAGGTGGACATGCTGGATATCCGACAGGAATACATGAAGAATTACGGGAAGTCCCTCTACAATGCCATATCT